Below is a window of Candidatus Liberimonas magnetica DNA.
ACGATAGTTTTTGCCTTGTTCTGCGCAAAAGAACCATTATTAGAACCGGCACATAAAACAATGCAGCAAGATATAAAGTATGCCCGATAGATTTTCATTTATTATCTTCCATTTCAACCAACTGCTTTTTTATAATAACGGATTTCAGGTCCGGAGTAGCTTCAAGCCCTTTGCCATATATGACTTCTGTAGGCCTGATAAGCTTTACATTTTCTTCTGTGACGATCTTTTTGATGTCTGAGCGATAATGCAGATTGCTCGTGAAAAGTTTTTCTCCCTTGGCAGTGACGAGTACACAGTCGCTGTCACCCCAGATATCATATGTCTCGGTATTTATCCTGCCTGATTTTGCTTTGAGGTTCGAAGTATATTCCCCCTTCTCGTAAAATTTTATCTCGGGCAACGTTAAGAATATCTTTTTTTGTTCTTCGAAAATTTCCGCAGAAATAGCATCAAGCACCCAGTCCGGTTTTCCTTTGTTCGACTCAGAAATGCTGAACTTTTCTATTATCTGTTTTTTCAAGGGTGTGCTGTTCATTATTTCTTTTTTGCTGCCGCATGCCGGTACCATTAAAAGAACTGTTATTAAATAAAATATAAGCTTTCTCATTTACCGAACCTTGTTTTCCATCTCTTGTGCATCCAGACCCACTGGCTTGGATATTTACGAATATGGTCTTCTATGAGCTTTGTTATCATCTGAGTATTCTCAAGTACATCTTTTTCCATGTTATCCGTCTTAATAAGCTCCAACGGCCCTGTAAGCAAGCATTCATGCCTGTCATCCGGCATCCTGACATCAAGAGCAAGGACAACTGAAGCTCCTGTCCTTAAGGCAAGTGCTGCCAGCCCTGAAGGTGTCCAGGCTGGCCTGGAAAAAAAATCCACAAAAACACCGTTCACCTCTGTGTCCTGGTCTATCAGCATCGCTATAGCTTCGTTATTCCTCAGGCCTCTAAGCATCTCTTTTGCTGAAGATCTATCTGAACGCAAAATCACGTTCATTCCTTTTGATTTCCTGAAATTAACAAGCATATTATTTAATCCTTCGATATAAATATGCTTTGCTATAACGTTTATGGGAAACCCGCTCTGTGCCAGGGATGAACCCATTATTTCCCAGTTTCCGCAATGAGCGCTGGCTATGAACACTCCCTTTTTGAAAGACAGGGCTTGAGCCATGGCGTCTTTGTTCTTTATAGAGGCTAATTCAAGGAGCTGCTCTTTTGTTATCTTAGGGAAAAGGAATAATTCAAAGAGGTTTTTACCCTGATTTATAAATACTTCTTTTGATATCCTTTTTATTTCTTCGCCAGTTTTTTCGGACAGGCATAAGCGCAGATTATTGAAAGTTATATCTCTTGCATCTTTGATCAAATAATAAGCCAAAAGACCGAGCAATCCGCCGAATTTAACTGCAATTTTATATGGAAAAAATAAAATTATCTTCGAGAACAGTAATGCAAGAAGATAGTAAATTTGACGGGCTATTTTTTTAAACACTCAAGTTGAACTCCACTTTGCTTCATTGACTTAATTACAAATTGGTAATCTATTCATTAAAATTATTTATCATCTTTCAATCTGTATTTTGCATTTTGCATTTTTCAATTTGCATTATAGTATTCTATCTTACCCCACAGATTGTTGTTTAGGCATATCCTTCAGCCAGGGAGTAATATCCGAAGGAATTTGCCTCATATAAGGTTTTAAGAAATGGTTCAGCAGAAAAAAAAGTACTAATAAAACCGTATATATTACCGCCAGGGTTCTAGCATGCCATCTCCAGGAAGGCCTCCAAGTGGGCAAGTCCTGGGCCGGGGGTTTTATATCCGTGCCGCATTTCTTGCAGAATTTAGCACTTTCTTTATTGTCAATATTGCATTTCGGGCATTTCATAAAAACCTCCTAAAATCAGACTTTAGACAACAGACCACAGACTTTGATAACAGACAAAAACCAGGAAGAGATTTTGATTTTAGACTGTAGTCTCATGTCTGATGTCTGTCGTCTTTCTTTATCAATTTATCTATTTTTAAGACTATGTCCATTATTTCAGGCAGCTCCTTTAAAGAAAGGCTGTTTTGACCGTCGGAAAGAGCTTTTTCGGGTTTTGAGTGCACCTCAACAAAAACTCCGGCTATACCTGATGAAACAGCAGCTTTCATTAACGGTTTTATGAACTCTCTCTCGCCGCCGGATGATTTTTCCGGCCCGCCCGGTATTTGAACGGAATGTGTTGCGTCAAATATAACCGGATAAAAAGTCTTTTTCATTATCTCAAGTGACCTGATATCAGTTATAAGATTATTATAACCGAAAGAAGTTCCCCTCTCCGTAAGGATGATCTTTTTATTGCCGGCATGTTCAACTTTTTTTACTATATTGTTAACTCCATAAGGAGAAAGAAACTGCCCCTTTTTTATGTTTACGATTAGTCCAGTTTTTGCACACTCCGTTATAAGGTCGGTCTGACGGCACAAAAAAGCAGGAATTTGTATTATATCTACAACCTTTGCCACTTCTTTTACATCCAACCTGCAATGAACATCCGTTAGGACCGGCAGGTTGTATTTCTTTTTTACAAGAGACAATATCCGTAAACCTTCTTCAAGACCCGGTCCTCTGAAAGATTCTATCGAAGAACGGTTAGCTTTATCATATGAAGCTTTGAAGATCAGCGGGACTTTAAGTTTTGCGGCTATTTTCTTCAACTCATACGCGATCCGGAGCGTTTGATTTTCATTTTCGATAACGCAGGGACCTGCAATCAAAACCAAAGGCAACGAGTTGGATATCTTAATGCTGTTTTTGAGTTTTATCGTTTTATAATTCATATATTTAACCCTCATACATAGAATCAAATCCGAAATACGAAATCCGAAAAAATCTGCAAATAGAAAAGACTTCCATATTTAAAATAAATTTAATTTTGCTATTTGCTGTTTTGGTTATTCAATATTTTTTCGGATTTCGATATTCGTGCTTCGAAATTGCCTCTCTTTTATAGCATTTTCTCAATTTTCTTTATATCTTCAGGTATATCTACTCCGAATGAATCTACGGCCGAAATTATGACCTTTATTTTATAGCCGTTCTCAAGAGCCCTTAATTGCTCAAGTTTCTCTGCTTTTTCAAGCGGTGTTTGTTTTAAGGCTGAGAATCTTAAAATAAAATCTTTTCTGTATGCATAAATACCTATATGTTTATAATGTTTTGTTTTGCCATAACCCCTGTTAAACGGTATAGGAAAACGGGAAAAGTAAACTGCATTCTTATCTTTATCAAAAACAACTTTAACGACATTCGGGTCTCTTATCTCTTGCTTTACTTTTATATGGTATGCCGCAGTTGCCATAACAATACCTTTATCCGATCTAATGGCTTTTGCAATGTTGTCTATTAAAAACGGAGATATCAAAGGCTCATCTCCCTGGATATTTATAAGAATGCCAGCTTCTTTATTTAATTTTCTTGCCACTTCTGCCAGCCTGTCGGTCCCGGTCCTGCAAGCTCTTGAGGTCATTAGCGTTTTGGCGCCAAAGGTTTTGCATACCGCTTCAATGCGCCTGTCATCTGTCGCAATTATGATATCATCAAGGGTTTTAGATTTTAGCGCCTGCCTATAGACCCTCTCTATTAAATACTGCCCTTTGATCTTTATCAAAGGTTTTCCGGGCAGCCTTGTTGAATCATACCGTGCAGGGATTACGCCTATTATTTTCACCTGTAAATACTCCTCAATCTTCCTTTAAAAACCACTTGGCACTTTTGATAGTTCAATCAATTTACTTTTTACAAACTTCTACTACAGATGATCCGCCGAAACAGCAACAGCGATGCCCCGAATAGGCGCGTTTATCGCAGGTACGTCTTGCTCAGGCGGGTCATTCATCTAATTCTATTTAAAAGTCTGTATGGCCAGTTTTAATTCCTCAGGAGTAACCGTCGCTGTGCCCAGTTTTGCCACGACAAGGCCTGCGGCAAAGTTCGCTATCTCCGCAGCTTCCCTGAAGTTCGCCCCTGAAGCTATTGCAAGAGTAAACGTCGCAATAACGGTGTCCCCGGCACCCGTAACATCAAAGACCTCTTTAGCCCTTGTAGGAATATGTGTTATCCTGTTTCCATGCTCAAAAAGAGTCATCCCCTTTTCACCCAGTGTAATAAGGACTGTTTCAGACTGCAGTTTTCTCAATATTTTATTGCCGAGATCGAGGATGTCTCTATCTTTTGTTACTTCTTTATACCTCATGCCGGCTATTGCTTCTGCCTGGTTGGGAGTTATACAGGTAACTTTTTTGTAGCTTAAAAAATGTTCTATCTTCGGGTCAACAGTAACTGGAATCCTGCATTTATGAGCCAGGCTTATTGTCTTTTTTAAGACCGTTTTATTTATTACTCCTTTCCCGTAGTCAGAGATTATAATGGCATCGATCATAGATATAATAGTTTCAAGGCGGCTGATCAGTTCATCGTTCAGTCTTTGGTCAAGCTCTCCTTTCAATTCCTTATCTACCCGTACCACCTGTTGGTGGGCGGCGATTATCCTTGTTTTAATGCTGGTAGGTCTAAAATCATCGCTTATGATGCCTTTTATATTTATGCTGTTTTTAATAAAATCCTTTTTAAGGTCGTCACCAACGCTGTCTTTTCCTATTACCCCGAAAAGAAAGACCTCAGAACCCAGGCTCCTCAGGTTATTTGCCACGTTGCCGGCGCCTCCGAGTGCATAAGTCTCCTTATCTATGAGAACGACAGGCACAGGCGCCTCTGGTGATATCCTTGTAACCTTTCCCCATACAAACTTGTCAACCATTAAATCCCCGATAACAAGTATCTTTTGTTTTTTAAACTCCGGGATAAATTTTATCAACCTGTTCATTAGGTATTCTCCATATATATATTTATATACTTATTATTTGATTTTACTATATTTTTCATCTGTTTTTCAAGCTGTTTTTGAGATTTTCGAGGTTTTGTTTTAGATTGGTAGGTTGGCTGGTTTGATTACTTAATCTATTTTTTATAGTTACGGGATTTTACTCCAGCATTTTGTTATCTTTTATTGTCTGGAAAATCATTTCCTGAAGGATTGAATTTCCTTTTTCATTTAGATGACAGTGGTCATTCTTCGCAAAGATATCTTTTCCCGGGATTCCGTGTCCAGCCGCAAGGCAAACAGCACTATCTACATCAACAAGAGGAGTTTTCGTGTTTTTGCTTATTTTTTTTATTATTGAGTTTGTAGTCCTTGACGCTCTGTGCGGCCTCAGATCGGCATCCAATCCAACTTCTAATAAGTTCAAAGCTTCATTATATTTTCCTTTATTGTAAAGTTCTATGCCTTTTTCAAAATCCGCACCTTTCTTTTTAAAAGGTTCGTTTAATCTGTTATAGGCAACCGTAGATATGGCCATTTTAATATGCTTTTTTCTTGCCAGGAAGATCATTTGTAAAATATTGTTATTATATCTCTGGTATATATAGTTTTTTGCATCCTTATCAAAATCAATGTTCCAAGAAACTCTATTTTTAATATTATTAGGGAAAAACGGAATTTTACCCGCCTTATTTAAATCTACAACCTTCTGAAGGGCCACCGCTGTAGTTTTATTGATACCATAGCATAAAAACTGATATATTCTTGAATGCTCGATCAACAGGTCGTTTAATTGCCTAAGCGGACCGTTTCTTGCCGCTATCTCTTCTATGAATTTTTCTTCGAATTCGTTGTGGCCTGAATATAGAACCATAATATCCGGTTCATAGCCCAGGACTTCCTGAAAACTTAAAAGCAGCCTTGATGTCCCGTAAGAATTGCCGCCGATATTAATGATCCTTATTACCTTATCTCCGGCAATGTTTTTTAATTTTTCCTGAAGAATACCAGCGTTTCCCAAATTATATACGCTTGATCCGCCAAAAATGAATATCCTTATCTCATTTTTGCTTTTACTTACCGGGAAACTTTGATCAAGAAATACGCCTATCTTATCTTTTTTTGTCCTATAATTGTCCCCCTCAATATCGAATATTTTGTATTCAGGTGTTATCTGGAAACCTGCATCCGGGGGGATATAGCTAAACCCTGACACCCGCAAGGTCATTTCTATAGCAAAAACAAGGAAGGCACAGGTTACGTATAATAACAATATTAGTAATATTTTTTTCAATAATTTACCTGGCCCGTTTATCTGATTTTTCTACCAATCTATTTTCTGGCCTTTTAAATATTTTTGTGATTGTAAATCTCCGAGCCTGGCAGCCTTTTTTAGGCAATCAAACATCATTTTAGAGTTTCCTTTTTTGTAATATAAGGCACTCATATTTTGGTAGGCTTCTACGTACTTTGGATTGATACTTACCGCTTTCTCATACATCTCAATTGCTTTGTCGGAATTTCCTTTATCGTTATATGCATTACCCATGTTAAAATATGCTGTAGCAAGTTTTGGATTGGCACGTACCGCTTTTTCATACAGTTCTATCGCCCTATCATGGTTTTTCTTTCTATAATATGAATTGCCGATATTGGTATAAGTCTGTGCATACTCTGCGGTAATATTTATCGTTTTTTCATAATCAGGATTGATATTTATCGTTTTTTCATACATCTCAACTGATTTGTCGCGGTTTCCTTTTTGGTTATAAAGAACAGCCAGATTAAAATATGCAATCGCAAACTTTGGGTTGATGCTCACCGCTTTCTCAAGCCTCTCAATTGCTTTGTCGTAATCTCCTTTTTTGTAATATGCAACGCTCATATTTTGATAGGCTTCCACATACTTTGGATTGATACTTATCGCTTTCTCGAATATTTCGATTCCTTTATCGTAGTTTCCTTTGTTGTCATATGCAACACCCATATTAAAATAAGCCGTCGCAAACTTTGGGTTGATACTTACCGCTTTCTCATACATTTCGATCGCTTTGTCGTAGTCTCCTTTTCTGAAATATGCATTACCCTTATTGGTATAGGATTGTGCAGTCTCTGGAACCGGAGCTGAAGATATAGTTACCGCTTTCTCAGTCCCTGGTGTAATATTTGCAGCTTCCTTTCGCACATCAATCGCTTTTTCTGGGGTTGCTTTTTTTGCAAACGCCAAACCCAGATTCCGATACGCTTCTGCACGTTTTGGATTGATACTTGCCGCTTTCTCATAAAGCTCGATTGCTTTATCGTGGTTCCCTTTTTTATCATAGGCCAAACCCATATTGGCATAGGCTTCAGCATACGCTGAATTGATATTTATCGCTTTCCCGTACATCTCAATTGCTTTATCGTAGTCCTCTTTGCTGTCATATGCAATACCCATATTAGAATATGCTACCGCAAGTTTTGGATTAATCTTTACTGCGTTTTCATACATCTCGATAGCTTTGTCGTGGTCCCCTTTTTTGTCATACGACAAACCTAAATTTCTGTAGGCTTCAGCGTATGAGGGATTAATGCTTACTGCTTTCTCATAAAGTTCAATTGCTTTGTCTTGGTTACCTTTTTTGTAATATGCAAAACCCATATTCCTATAAGCTTCCGCATAAGCTGGATTGATATTTACCGCTTTCTCAAATAGTTCAATTGCTTTGTCTTGGTTTCCTTTGCTGCTATATGCCAAGCCCACATTGTTACAAGCTTCAGCATATTCAGGATTGATATTTACAGCTTTCTCGTACATCTCGATCGCTTTATCGTGGTTCCCTTTTTTATCATAGGCCAGACCCATATTCTGATAGGCTTCAGCATATTCCGGATCTATACTTACCGCTTTCTCATACATCTCGATGGCCTTGTCGTAGTCTCCTTTGGTGTCATAGGCTGAACCTTTATTTAAATATGCTGTCGCAAGCTTTGGATTAATACGCAGAGCTTTATCATACATCTCAATTGCTTTATCCCGGTTCCCTTTTTGGATATAGGCAAAACCTATATCCCGATACGCTTCAGCATACTCAGGATTGATGCTTACCGCTTTCTCATACATATCAATTGCCTTGTCATGGTTTCCATTCTCGTCATACGCACCCCCCATATTCCGATAAGCTTCAGCATGTGACGGGTCGATACTTACCACTTTCTTATACAGATCAATTGCTTTGTCGTAGTTCCTTTTTTTGTTATAGGCAAAACCCATACCAAAATATGCTTCAAGCTTCGGATTAATGAGTACTGTTTTCTCATACGGCTCATTTGCTTTCTCGTAGTTGACTTTGTCATCATACGCAATACCCAAAAGGGCATAAACTCTCATATCTTCCGGATTGGTAGTTACCGCTTTCTCGAACATTTCGATGGCTTTGTCATGGTTCCCCTTTTTATCATAGGCCAAACCCAGATTCCGGTACGATTCCGGATGGTCCGGATCTAAACTTATCGCTTTCTCATACATCTCAATTGCTTTGTCGTAGTTCCCTTTTCTGTCATAGGCCAACCCCATATTCCTATAGGCTTCAGAATTCTTTGGTTCAATACTTACTGCTTTCTCGTACAGCTCAATTGCTTTGTCGTAATTTCCTTTGTTGTCATATGCGATACCCATATTGAAATATGCTGTCGCAAGTTTTGGATTAATACGTATCGCTTTTTCGTACATCTCGATCGCTTTATCGCGGTTCCCTTTTTGATTATATGCAAAACCCATATTCCTATAGGCTTCAGCATATTCCGGATTTATATGTACCGCTTTCTCGTACAGCTCAATTGCCTTATCGTAGTTTACTTTTTGGTTATATGAAAATCCCATATTCCTATAGGCTTCAGCATACTCCGGATTTATGCTTACCGCTTTCTCATACATCTCCATGGCTTTGTCGTGGTTACCTTTTTTGTCATATTCCAAACCCATATTGTTATAGGCTTTTGCATGTTCCGGATTGATGCTTACAGCTTTTTCATACATTTCAATTGCTTTATCAATTTTTCCTTTTATGTCATACGTAATTCCCAGATTAAAATATGCTGTCACAAACCTTGGATCGATGCTTAGCGCTCTGTCATACATCTCTATGGCTTTATCATAGTTTTCTTTTTCTGCATATTCTGCGGCCATATCGTTATAAGCTTGTGCGTCGTCTGCCTTGAAGCTTGCCGCTTTTCCATACATCTCTATGGCTTTGTCATAGAGCCTCAAATTCAATGCATCATACCCGTTACTGAACAGCTGATATATTTTAAAATTTTCCGTAGGGTTTATTTTTATTTCTTTTTTTTCATTTTCCTTTAACACCATTTTTAAACTGTCAATTAAACTAAGAACTATTTTATCTTGAAGTTTAAAAATATCATCCATACTTCCTGTTGCTTCTGCGGTCCCAATTGCTTTTTTAGTTTCTACATCCATAAATCTTGCGCGCACCTGCAAGGTGCTCCCCTTAACCTGATAAGAGCCTAAGACCATCACGTCAACACCATACATTTTCCCTGCCTTAACTGAGGTTTTTTCTTCGACTACACCGGACGTTTCATATTTTATCCTATTCAATATCTCCGATACCTGTTCTCTGTCAAGCAAATTTATCTTCTTTACTTTTGCAAGTTTTCTAGTCAGGGTTTCCGCAAAACCAGCACCTATCCAGTTTATTTCTTTGTCTTTAGATAAATTGTTAAAAGGCATTACCGCTATATTTTTTGAAAACACAGGACAAGAAAAAAGGAAAACAAAAGCAATCAATATAGTAAAATGTTTTCCAAACCTCATGTTTCAAACCTCCAATTTATTTTTAGCGTATAGCCGTATAGCATACAGCGTGTAGCGTATAGAATTTTAGCACACCATGAGTAAACAACTCAAGTACCCTTATTCTTTACACTTTTCCATATCGTATTATCAAACTATGTCCCTACTCTTCGCCTAAGTATGTTTCATTATCCAAAGAGCGGCAGTTAACAGGTTTTTTTCTAGTACATCGGGTTTGAGCTTTCCTTTGCTGTTCTTTATCTTTATGTATTCTTCTTTTCCATGGCCCGTAAGGATAAATATGCCCGTGCCGCCCATGTTCTGGCCTAAGAGAAAATCATTCGTATGGTCGCCTATCGAAAACGACCTTTTCAGGTCAAGGTTAAATTTCTTTTTTGCCTTTTCTATCATGCCAAGCTTCGGCTTCCGGCAGATGCACCCGTCATCCGGCAGATGCGGGCAATAGTAGAGAGCATCAACACCGGCGCCTTTTCTTTTAAGAAGTTTAATTAAATAATTATTGATCTGTTTCAGTTTTTTCTCTGTAAGGTACCCCCTGCCTATTCCTGACTGGTTGGTTACGATTACAATCTTAAAATCTCTATCTTTAAGAAGCTTTAAAGCTTTTATGACCCCTGAAAGCAGCTTGATGTCCTTGACCTTTCTTAAGTAATGTCTTTCTTTTACTATTGTGCCGTCCCGATCTATAAAGACTGCGATATTTTTTTTATCTCTTTTTGCCAAATTTCTTCTCCTTTTGTGAATTGAACCTCGATATTCAGATAGTAAAACCTGTCTTTTAAATCCTTGTGCAATTTATCCGTCACGACCCTTAGCCGGACAGCATCTTTCTGCGTAGTAATAAATATATCGTTTTTTCTGGAATGTTTAAGTATTTCCATGACCTCGGTTTCATCAAACCAATGATGGTCCCTGAACTTATAATGTTTAAGGACTTTAAAACCTGCTTTTTCAAGCGTGGCATTAAAAGCTTCATTTTCGCCTATAGCAGAAATAGCTATCACTTCTCTACGTTCTATATCCTTAAGTCCAAAATTATTTGCATTGGATAATCTTATTATGCTTGTAGGCATGTATTTTGATATTAGTATTTCAGCCTGGCTATATTTCTTTATTTCGTTTTCAACAACCTCGGTTTTTTCTATGCCAGCCAGGTTGCTGGAAGTCAGGACTATGACCCCGGACCTTTTAAGCGAAGAAAGCGGCTCCCTTAATATCCCTGCGGGTATAAGATAGCCGTTCCCGAACGGATTTTTTGCGTTTATGCATACAATATCGAGCCCTCTGGATATCTTCCATTGCTGGAATCCGTCGTCTAAAATAAAAATATCTACCGGATAACTTTCCAGTGCTTTTAAAGCCGCAGAAGATCTGTCCGCTCCTACAACTACGATCGCATCTTTAGCGCTTTCAGCTATTAAATACGGCTCGTCCCCAGCCTCTGCAGGTGAAACAAGTATTTTTGAACCGTCGCTTACAACGAGCGGTTCCTTTGTTTTTATTTTCCTTTTATATCCCCTTGTAAGGACCGCCGGCTTAAGCCCGTTCTTAATGAGTTCCTTGGCTATTTTTATTACGATAGGAGTTTTTCCTGTACCACCCCATGTAATGTTTCCTACACTTATTACCGGCTTGGAAAGCTTCCGCGGATCCGTGAACTTCGAATCCAAATAGGACAAAATCCTGTAAATTAAAGTAAAGGGGTAAAGTATGATTTGCATATTCATTTTCTAGTTTTCTCCCAGAGTTTCACATATTTTATCAAAGTATAATAGGAATACATAACCGACAATATAAAACCTTCTTTACCGTCTAAATAACCGGCTTTTAGGATATACATCCTGGCAAACATCGCAAGAGGGTTGATTATTATTTGATAAACTTTGAATCTTTTGCCTTCCTTGGTCATCTCATCTGCTCGTAAACTGGAATACCTTTCCATTTTTTCAAAGAACTGGCTTAAAGTCAAAAACGGAAACTGAAGGATATGTTCCTTCATGTAACCTACTCTGCCGTTAAGTTCAAAAGTTTCATGGACCATCTGCTCCGTATACCTCATTTTCTTTTTATTGAAGAACTGCGGCTGCCTGTAATCCGGATACCAGCCGCAGTGCCTTATTCTATGGTCAAGAAAATGGCTGATCCGGGGAACATAATAAGCATCTTTGTCCGGCCCGTCTGCAAGTTTTTTTAGCACCTCATTCTTAAATTCCGGGGTTACTCGTTCATCCGTATCCACGCTTAAAATCCAGTCGTAAGCAGTATGTGCTAAAGCAATGTTCCTGAGCTTGCCGAAACCGACGAATTCCTGCTGGAATATCTTATCTGTATATTTTCTTGCGATCTCAACCGTTTTATCCGTACTATAAGAGTCCAGGACGACTATTTCATCTGCCCATTTTACGCTTTCAAGGCAGTCGCCGATCTTGTCTTCATTATTGTATGACATTATATAGACCGATAATTTATTTGCCGGCATAAAAACCTCCTGAATCAGACTTAAGACTAATACTTCAGACTACAGACTTCAGGCCAGAAACTACAACAAACCTTTTTATTTTATAGCTTTTAGCTGTTGTCTGCAGTTTGCAATCTGATTTTCATAGACTTTTATAAACTTCAATTATATTGTTTATAGTCGAATCTATGCTGAACTTTTCTTTTACAGAATTTGAAGCATCCGCGCCCATCTTCTTTCTTTTTGCTTCATCACTTAGAAGTATTTCAAGTACCCTTACCAGTTCCTTTGAATCTTCTTTCGGCACCAGATAACCGGTCTTTCCCGAATCAAAAGTCTCGGGTATCCCCCCGACATTTGTGCCTATCACGGGTTTTCCCATAGCCTGAGCTTCGATCATGACCTGCCCCAAGCCTTCTTTATCCCATGACAGCAGGCAAAATATATCCATCACAGCAA
It encodes the following:
- the lptC gene encoding LPS export ABC transporter periplasmic protein LptC, with translation MRKLIFYLITVLLMVPACGSKKEIMNSTPLKKQIIEKFSISESNKGKPDWVLDAISAEIFEEQKKIFLTLPEIKFYEKGEYTSNLKAKSGRINTETYDIWGDSDCVLVTAKGEKLFTSNLHYRSDIKKIVTEENVKLIRPTEVIYGKGLEATPDLKSVIIKKQLVEMEDNK
- a CDS encoding lysophospholipid acyltransferase family protein, with amino-acid sequence MFKKIARQIYYLLALLFSKIILFFPYKIAVKFGGLLGLLAYYLIKDARDITFNNLRLCLSEKTGEEIKRISKEVFINQGKNLFELFLFPKITKEQLLELASIKNKDAMAQALSFKKGVFIASAHCGNWEIMGSSLAQSGFPINVIAKHIYIEGLNNMLVNFRKSKGMNVILRSDRSSAKEMLRGLRNNEAIAMLIDQDTEVNGVFVDFFSRPAWTPSGLAALALRTGASVVLALDVRMPDDRHECLLTGPLELIKTDNMEKDVLENTQMITKLIEDHIRKYPSQWVWMHKRWKTRFGK
- a CDS encoding zinc ribbon domain-containing protein; this encodes MKCPKCNIDNKESAKFCKKCGTDIKPPAQDLPTWRPSWRWHARTLAVIYTVLLVLFFLLNHFLKPYMRQIPSDITPWLKDMPKQQSVG
- the kdsA gene encoding 3-deoxy-8-phosphooctulonate synthase, with translation MNYKTIKLKNSIKISNSLPLVLIAGPCVIENENQTLRIAYELKKIAAKLKVPLIFKASYDKANRSSIESFRGPGLEEGLRILSLVKKKYNLPVLTDVHCRLDVKEVAKVVDIIQIPAFLCRQTDLITECAKTGLIVNIKKGQFLSPYGVNNIVKKVEHAGNKKIILTERGTSFGYNNLITDIRSLEIMKKTFYPVIFDATHSVQIPGGPEKSSGGEREFIKPLMKAAVSSGIAGVFVEVHSKPEKALSDGQNSLSLKELPEIMDIVLKIDKLIKKDDRHQT
- the kdsB gene encoding 3-deoxy-manno-octulosonate cytidylyltransferase, whose amino-acid sequence is MKIIGVIPARYDSTRLPGKPLIKIKGQYLIERVYRQALKSKTLDDIIIATDDRRIEAVCKTFGAKTLMTSRACRTGTDRLAEVARKLNKEAGILINIQGDEPLISPFLIDNIAKAIRSDKGIVMATAAYHIKVKQEIRDPNVVKVVFDKDKNAVYFSRFPIPFNRGYGKTKHYKHIGIYAYRKDFILRFSALKQTPLEKAEKLEQLRALENGYKIKVIISAVDSFGVDIPEDIKKIEKML
- the rfaE1 gene encoding D-glycero-beta-D-manno-heptose-7-phosphate kinase produces the protein MNRLIKFIPEFKKQKILVIGDLMVDKFVWGKVTRISPEAPVPVVLIDKETYALGGAGNVANNLRSLGSEVFLFGVIGKDSVGDDLKKDFIKNSINIKGIISDDFRPTSIKTRIIAAHQQVVRVDKELKGELDQRLNDELISRLETIISMIDAIIISDYGKGVINKTVLKKTISLAHKCRIPVTVDPKIEHFLSYKKVTCITPNQAEAIAGMRYKEVTKDRDILDLGNKILRKLQSETVLITLGEKGMTLFEHGNRITHIPTRAKEVFDVTGAGDTVIATFTLAIASGANFREAAEIANFAAGLVVAKLGTATVTPEELKLAIQTFK
- a CDS encoding SGNH/GDSL hydrolase family protein — protein: MKKILLILLLYVTCAFLVFAIEMTLRVSGFSYIPPDAGFQITPEYKIFDIEGDNYRTKKDKIGVFLDQSFPVSKSKNEIRIFIFGGSSVYNLGNAGILQEKLKNIAGDKVIRIINIGGNSYGTSRLLLSFQEVLGYEPDIMVLYSGHNEFEEKFIEEIAARNGPLRQLNDLLIEHSRIYQFLCYGINKTTAVALQKVVDLNKAGKIPFFPNNIKNRVSWNIDFDKDAKNYIYQRYNNNILQMIFLARKKHIKMAISTVAYNRLNEPFKKKGADFEKGIELYNKGKYNEALNLLEVGLDADLRPHRASRTTNSIIKKISKNTKTPLVDVDSAVCLAAGHGIPGKDIFAKNDHCHLNEKGNSILQEMIFQTIKDNKMLE